The following are from one region of the Odocoileus virginianus isolate 20LAN1187 ecotype Illinois unplaced genomic scaffold, Ovbor_1.2 Unplaced_Scaffold_30, whole genome shotgun sequence genome:
- the LOC110123587 gene encoding LOW QUALITY PROTEIN: olfactory receptor 4S2-like (The sequence of the model RefSeq protein was modified relative to this genomic sequence to represent the inferred CDS: inserted 1 base in 1 codon; substituted 1 base at 1 genomic stop codon), protein MEKISNVTEFVFLGLSQNIEVEEVCFVVFSFFYMVILLGNLLIILTVCVGNLFKSPMYFFLNYLSFVDICYSLVTAPKMIVDLLAKRKMISXVGFMLQLFGVHFFGCTEIFILTVMAYDHYMAICKPLWYMTIMDRDRCNKMLLGTWIGSFLHSIIQVALVVQLPFGGPNEIDHYFCDVHPVLKLTCTDTYVVVGVVTANSGTIALGSFVISLISYTIILVXLRKQSAEGRRKALSTCGSHIAVVITFFGSCTFMYMCPDTTFSEDKMVAVFYTIITPMSNPLIYTLRNAEVKNAMKKLWGRRVFWEGNGK, encoded by the exons ATGGAAAAAATAAGCAATGTAACTGAATTTGTTTTCTTGGGTCTTTCTCAGAACATAGAGGTTGAAGAAGTGTGTTTTgtggtattttctttcttctacatgGTCATTCTTCTGGGAAACCTTCTCATCATACTGACGGTTTGTGTGGGCAACCTTTTCAAGTCTcctatgtatttctttctcaACTACCTGTCTTTTGTGGATATTTGTTACTCTTTGGTCACAGCTCCTAAGATGATTGTGGACCTATTAGCCAAAAGGAAAATGATCTCCTAAGTGGGGTTCATGTTGCAACTCTTTGGGGTACATTTCTTTGGTTGTACTGAGATCTTCATCCTTACTGTAATGGCCTATGATCATTACATGGCTATTTGTAAACCCCTATGGTATATGACCATCATGGATAGAGACAGATGCAATAAAATGCTGCTGGGGACTTGGATAGGTAGTTTCTTACACTCCATCATCCAAGTGGCTCTGGTTGTCCAACTACCCTTTGGTGGACCCAATGAGATTGACCATTACTTTTGTGATGTTCACCCCGTGCTAAAACTCACCTGCACAGACACATATGTTGTTGTTGGTGTTGTGACAGCCAACAGCGGTACCATCGCTCTGGGGAGCTTTGTCATTTCGCTAATCTCCTATACCATCATCCTGG TCCTGAGAAAGCAGTCAGCAGAAGGCAGGCGCAAAGCTCTCTCCACCTGTGGCTCCCACATCGCCGTGGTCATCACCTTTTTTGGTTCCTGTACTTTCATGTATATGTGTCCTGATACTACCTtttcagaggataagatggtggcTGTGTTTTATACCATCATCACCCCCATGTCAAATCCCCTGATTTATACACTGAGAAATGCAGAAGTAAAAAATGCAATGAAGAAACTATGGGGAAGGAGGGTTTTCTGGGAGGGTAATGGTAAATAG